From Dermochelys coriacea isolate rDerCor1 chromosome 9, rDerCor1.pri.v4, whole genome shotgun sequence, one genomic window encodes:
- the LOC119861910 gene encoding uncharacterized protein LOC119861910, which produces MKFHRSCQSFSSVFLFIGISWALLIEVPQDSLNGTVGQSVLLSVTYKLQGSFPSPLSIQWTFSNTTNVLVTYTGTNISVSAEGIPTCHSGNVFIQPSYQGRIMFFPENASLLLQNLSLIDGGVYTVNFRLLKKTRDIALIVSAPHFNDGNPESSEPTEDDNLAIPGHPIDYIAGGCSTLLFLLLLLLCCRWHRGAAGSQTTRIIKQEQVQNPEDSLVDSTLYLEAQEHPLTRSKPETEYATIGFSVHNLA; this is translated from the exons ATGAAGTTTCACAGGAGCTGCCAGAGCTTCTCCTCAGTCTTCCTATTTATTG GTATTTCTTGGGCTCTTCTTATTGAAGTTCCTCAGGATTCACTCAATGGAACTGTCGGTCAATCTGTCCTTCTCTCTGTCACCTATAAACTCCAgggatcatttccctctccaCTGTCAATTCAGTGGACTTTCAGCAATACCACCAATGTGCTTGTCACCTACACAGGGACTAACATCTCTGTCAGTGCTGAGGGGATTCCCACCTGCCATTCTGGAAATGTTTTTATACAACCCTCATATCAAGGTCGTATTATGTTTTTTCCTGAaaatgcttctctgcttcttcaGAACCTGAGTCTCATTGATGGTGGAGTCTACACTGTCAACTTTAGACTACTGAAAAAAACTAGAGACATTGCATTAATTGTATCAGCTCCTCATTTTAACGATGGAAACCCAG AGTCCAGTGAACCTACAGAAGATGACAACCTTGCCATCCCTGGGCACCCAATAGACTACATTGCTGGAGGCTGCTCTACGTTActctttcttctgctgctgctgttgtgctgCAGGTGGCACCGGG GTGCAGCTGGATCACAAACAACCAGAATTATAAAGCAAGAGCAG GTCCAGAATCCTGAGGACTCCCTTGTGGACAGTACTCTGTATTTAGAAGCTCAAGAACATCCTTTGACCAGATCAAAGCCAGAGACTGAGTATGCAACCATCGGCTTCTCTGTACATAACCTAGCCTGA